The following proteins come from a genomic window of Corallococcus sp. NCRR:
- a CDS encoding FixH family protein, which translates to MTPLRRGVQTFQVRVTDAASGKPVPGVVLSVQPWMPAMGHGISEVPRVTAREPGTFEVSDTDLFMPGVWELRFTLKGTVDDSATVTLKLGR; encoded by the coding sequence ATGACACCGCTCCGAAGGGGCGTTCAGACATTCCAGGTGCGAGTCACCGACGCCGCGTCGGGAAAGCCGGTGCCCGGTGTCGTGCTGTCCGTCCAGCCCTGGATGCCCGCCATGGGCCACGGCATCTCCGAAGTTCCCCGAGTCACCGCGCGAGAGCCCGGGACCTTCGAGGTCTCCGACACGGACCTCTTCATGCCCGGCGTCTGGGAGCTGCGCTTCACGCTGAAGGGAACCGTGGACGACTCCGCGACCGTGACCCTCAAGCTGGGGCGATAG